From the Lolium rigidum isolate FL_2022 chromosome 2, APGP_CSIRO_Lrig_0.1, whole genome shotgun sequence genome, one window contains:
- the LOC124690220 gene encoding putative glutamine amidotransferase GAT1_2.1, with amino-acid sequence MTSSADFSRILPRVLIVSGRTAHGRRFIGDYHLHGAVSIIVPRVSGVHEMLDSLEPIHGVLLCVGEGGDDDLSPEQLEATRRLHPSDAAEQDSMELLACCCLERNIPFLGIRGGSHVLNVACGGSLYKDVERELMPSAAIRHIDYADYDGHRHQVRVLPGTPLHDWFADSLDNQAMMVSSYHRQGVRRLAERFVPMALAPDGLVEGFYDPDAYSPGEGQFIMGLQFQPERMRKADGFDYPGCPKVYKEFVRAAVAYQEMQLNVTLLPLTLGEKLAHVSRRRRWTVAVIVQILCPVGVTSSLVYAYTPSFFSSVPWRLPLLLSSGVYWSLLFLIRSYAELFLPCTPMTVVEKLFGIGLWGIGLGVITLMLSIVLGISVKDTRVLAGCTCVVAVFVIGLAAFWVWLARTYGGVN; translated from the exons ATGACTTCCTCCGCTGATTTCTCCCGGATCCTCCCCCGCGTGCTCATCGTCTCCGGCCGCACCGCCCACGGGAGGAGGTTCATCG GGGACTATCACCTACACGGCGCGGTGTCGATCATCGTGCCACGGGTGTCCGGTGTGCATGAGATGCTCGACTCTTTGGAGCCCATCCACGGCGTGCTTCTGTGCGTCGGTGAGGGCGGAGATGACGACCTGTCACCGGAGCAGCTCGAGGCCACGAGGCGCCTCCACCCGAGCGACGCCGCCGAACAAGACTCCATGGAGCTCCTCGCGTGCTGCTGCCTCGAGCGCAACATACCGTTCCTCGGCATCCGCGGCGGCTCGCACGTCCTCAACGTGGCCTGCGGCGGCTCTCTCTACAAGGACGTCGAACGCGAGCTCATGCCCTCTGCCGCCATCCGCCACATCGACTATGCCGACTATGACGGGCACCGGCACCAGGTGCGCGTCCTCCCCGGGACACCTCTGCATGACTGGTTCGCGGACTCCCTCGACAATCAAGCTATGATGGTGAGCAGCTACCACCGCCAGGGCGTGAGGCGGCTGGCGGAGCGGTTCGTGCCGATGGCGTTGGCGCCGGACGGGCTGGTGGAAGGGTTCTACGACCCCGACGCGTACAGCCCCGGCGAGGGTCAGTTCATCATGGGTTTACAGTTCCAACCGGAGCGCATGCGCAAGGCCGACGGGTTCGACTACCCCGGCTGCCCCAAGGTCTACAAGGAGTTCGTCCGCGCAGCGGTCGCCTACCAGGAGATGCAGCTGAACGTGACATTGTTGCCCCTGACGCTCGGGGAGAAGCTGGCACATGTATCCCGTCGTAGAAGGTGGACTGTGGCTGTCATTGTCCAGATTTTGTGCCCTGTAGGCGTGACCTCGTCTCTGGTGTACGCCTACACCCCTTCCTTCTTCAGCAGCGTCCCATGGCGGCTGCCGCTGCTGCTCTCGTCCGGCGTCTACTGGTCGCTGCTGTTCCTGATCAGGTCCTACGCGGAGTTGTTCCTGCCGTGCACGCCGATGACCGTCGTCGAGAAGCTCTTCGGCATAGGACTGTGGGGCATTGGTCTAGGCGTTATCACTCTAATGTTGAGCATCGTCCTAGGCATCTCCGTCAAGGACACCCGTGTCTTGGCGGGATGCACCTGCGTCGTCGCTGTGTTCGTCATCGGGCTCGCAGCGTTCTGGGTGTGGCTTGCTCGCACGTACGGCGGAG ttaactga